From Polynucleobacter difficilis, a single genomic window includes:
- the acs gene encoding acetate--CoA ligase produces the protein MEQLMQENRIFNPPSDFVKNAAVPGMDAYNALCAEAAKDYEGFWARLARENLYWKKPFTKVLDETNPPFYKWFEDGLTNASYNCLDRNLENGNAQKTAIIFEADDGKVTNVTYSDLHARVCQFANALRKMGIKSGDRVIIYMSMSIEGVVAMQACARIGATHSVVFGGFSAKSLQERIVDVGAIAVITADEQMRGGKALPLKVIVDEALALGDCEKVKNVIVYKRTGGNIAMTAGRDSWMHEVVAGEAKTCEPEWVSAEHPLFVLYTSGSTGKPKGVQHSTGGYLLWAILTMKWTFDIKPSDVFWCTADIGWVTGHSYITYGPLAVGCTEIVFEGVPTYPNAGRFWDTIQKHKATIFYTAPTAIRSLIKAASVDESVHPKKYDLSSLRLLGSVGEPINPEAWMWYYENIGSSRCPIADTFWQTETGGHMISPLPGATPMVPGSCTLPLPGIMAAIVDEAGHDVPNGSGGILVVKRPWPSMIRTIWGDNDRFVKAYFPEELGGTLYLAGDGAIRNKDTGYFTITGRIDDVLNVSGHRMGTMEIESCLVANPLVAEAAVVGRPDDMTGEAICAFVVLKGGRPTGDDAKKLAMELRNWVGKEIGPIAKPKDVRFGDNLPKTRSGKIMRRLLRVIAKGEEVTQDTSTLENPAILEQLKQAL, from the coding sequence ATGGAACAGTTAATGCAAGAGAATCGGATTTTTAATCCCCCCAGTGATTTTGTTAAAAATGCTGCTGTGCCTGGAATGGACGCTTACAACGCACTGTGTGCGGAAGCGGCAAAAGATTACGAAGGTTTTTGGGCCCGTCTTGCGCGTGAAAACCTCTACTGGAAAAAACCCTTTACTAAAGTATTGGATGAGACCAATCCACCGTTTTATAAATGGTTCGAAGATGGCTTAACCAATGCCTCGTATAACTGCCTGGATCGTAATTTAGAAAACGGCAATGCTCAAAAAACCGCGATCATTTTTGAAGCCGACGACGGCAAGGTAACGAACGTTACTTACAGTGATTTGCACGCACGCGTTTGCCAGTTCGCTAACGCCTTACGCAAGATGGGCATCAAGTCAGGCGATCGCGTCATTATTTATATGTCGATGTCGATCGAGGGTGTGGTTGCGATGCAGGCATGTGCTCGCATCGGCGCAACCCATTCGGTGGTGTTTGGCGGCTTCTCCGCAAAATCATTGCAAGAGCGGATCGTTGACGTGGGCGCAATTGCGGTCATTACGGCGGATGAGCAAATGCGCGGCGGCAAAGCCTTGCCACTCAAAGTGATTGTCGATGAAGCGCTTGCCTTGGGCGACTGCGAAAAAGTTAAGAATGTCATTGTGTACAAACGCACGGGCGGCAATATTGCGATGACCGCTGGGCGCGATTCTTGGATGCATGAAGTGGTAGCGGGTGAGGCTAAGACCTGTGAGCCAGAGTGGGTGAGCGCTGAGCACCCCTTATTTGTCTTGTACACATCCGGCTCGACCGGAAAACCAAAGGGTGTGCAGCACTCAACCGGTGGTTACTTGCTCTGGGCCATTTTGACCATGAAATGGACCTTTGATATCAAGCCATCGGATGTCTTCTGGTGTACTGCCGACATTGGTTGGGTTACAGGACACTCCTACATTACCTACGGCCCACTCGCGGTTGGTTGTACTGAGATTGTGTTTGAAGGCGTGCCGACCTATCCGAATGCCGGTCGTTTTTGGGACACCATTCAAAAACACAAGGCAACGATTTTCTACACCGCACCAACTGCAATTCGTTCATTGATTAAAGCAGCGAGCGTTGACGAATCCGTTCATCCGAAGAAATACGATTTGTCCTCCTTGCGTCTCTTGGGATCTGTTGGTGAGCCGATTAATCCAGAAGCCTGGATGTGGTATTACGAGAACATTGGCAGCTCGCGCTGCCCGATCGCAGATACCTTCTGGCAAACCGAAACCGGCGGCCACATGATTTCCCCATTACCAGGCGCTACGCCAATGGTCCCAGGCTCCTGCACCTTGCCACTGCCAGGCATCATGGCAGCGATTGTGGATGAGGCAGGGCATGACGTACCCAACGGCAGTGGCGGCATCCTTGTGGTGAAGCGCCCATGGCCTTCGATGATTCGTACCATTTGGGGTGACAACGATCGCTTCGTTAAGGCCTATTTCCCAGAAGAGTTGGGTGGCACTTTGTACCTTGCGGGCGATGGTGCGATTCGCAATAAAGACACCGGCTACTTCACCATCACCGGCCGTATTGATGACGTGTTGAACGTATCCGGGCACCGCATGGGCACGATGGAAATTGAATCATGCTTGGTTGCCAATCCATTGGTTGCTGAGGCAGCAGTGGTCGGTCGTCCCGATGATATGACCGGCGAAGCCATCTGCGCCTTCGTGGTTCTCAAAGGCGGTCGTCCAACGGGTGATGATGCGAAGAAGCTGGCGATGGAGTTGCGTAATTGGGTTGGTAAAGAAATTGGCCCAATCGCCAAACCTAAAGATGTACGCTTTGGTGACAACTTACCGAAGACACGTTCAGGCAAGATCATGCGTCGTTTGTTGCGTGTGATTGCGAAGGGTGAGGAAGTGACGCAAGATACCTCGACCTTGGAGAATCCAGCGATCTTGGAGCAGCTGAAGCAGGCACTTTAA
- a CDS encoding fumarate hydratase, producing the protein MTNIKQEDLIQSVADAFQYISYYHPTDFIRAMGKAYELEKGEAAKDAIAQILTNSRMCAEGHRPLCQDTGIAVVFLKVGMNVQWPDATMSVTDMVNEGVRRAYLNPDNMLRASVLTDPAGKRKNTGDNTPAVIHYEIVPGDGIEVICAAKGGGSENKAKMIMLNPSDSIVDWVMKTIPTMGAGWCPPGILGIGIGGTPEKATLLAKEALMGSVDIQELIARGPQNRVEELRLEIYEKVNQLGIGAQGLGGLSTVLDVKILDYPTHAASLPVAMIPNCAATRHIHFHLHGDGPAKLEAPSLADWPDVTWTPDVQKSKRIDLNALTPAEVASWKPGDRLLLNGKILTGRDAAHKRIQDMLAKGEELPVSFKNRVIYYVGPVDPVRDEAVGPAGPTTSTRMDKFTEMMLAKTGLIAMIGKAERGPVAIEAIKKHQSAYLMAVGGAAYLVSKAIKTSKVVGFADLGMEAIYEFDVQDMPVTVAVDSKGTSMHNEGPKEWQARIGKIPVVVA; encoded by the coding sequence ATGACAAATATTAAACAAGAAGACCTCATCCAAAGCGTTGCCGACGCCTTCCAGTACATCTCCTACTACCACCCCACCGATTTCATTCGGGCGATGGGCAAGGCCTACGAGCTGGAAAAAGGCGAGGCCGCAAAAGACGCGATTGCGCAGATTCTGACCAATAGCCGGATGTGCGCCGAAGGGCATCGTCCGCTTTGCCAAGATACGGGCATTGCCGTGGTCTTCTTAAAGGTGGGCATGAATGTGCAGTGGCCCGATGCCACCATGAGCGTCACGGACATGGTGAATGAGGGTGTGCGCCGCGCTTACCTCAATCCCGACAATATGCTGCGCGCCTCGGTCTTAACGGATCCGGCTGGCAAACGCAAAAATACGGGTGATAACACCCCTGCGGTAATTCATTATGAAATCGTCCCAGGTGATGGCATTGAAGTCATTTGCGCAGCCAAGGGTGGTGGTTCCGAGAACAAAGCCAAGATGATCATGCTCAACCCCTCCGATTCAATCGTCGACTGGGTGATGAAAACCATTCCCACCATGGGCGCTGGCTGGTGCCCTCCCGGCATTCTTGGGATTGGTATTGGTGGCACCCCTGAAAAAGCAACCTTACTGGCTAAAGAAGCCTTGATGGGCTCGGTTGATATTCAAGAGTTGATTGCCCGTGGACCACAAAACCGCGTAGAAGAATTACGCCTAGAGATTTATGAAAAAGTGAACCAGCTCGGCATTGGTGCGCAAGGCCTTGGCGGCCTCTCTACTGTCTTGGACGTCAAGATTTTGGATTACCCCACCCACGCCGCCTCACTGCCCGTTGCCATGATTCCGAATTGCGCAGCGACTCGGCACATTCACTTTCATTTGCATGGTGATGGTCCTGCCAAATTAGAGGCACCATCCCTGGCGGATTGGCCGGACGTCACCTGGACACCGGATGTTCAAAAATCCAAACGGATCGATTTGAACGCCCTGACTCCGGCCGAGGTGGCTAGCTGGAAGCCGGGCGATCGTTTGCTCCTCAACGGAAAAATCCTCACAGGGCGCGATGCTGCGCACAAACGCATTCAGGACATGCTGGCCAAAGGCGAGGAACTTCCGGTGAGCTTTAAAAATCGCGTGATCTATTACGTAGGCCCTGTTGATCCGGTACGTGACGAAGCCGTTGGTCCTGCTGGCCCCACCACTTCCACCCGCATGGATAAATTTACGGAGATGATGCTGGCCAAAACCGGTTTGATTGCGATGATTGGCAAAGCCGAACGCGGTCCGGTTGCCATTGAAGCCATTAAGAAACACCAGTCGGCGTATTTGATGGCAGTTGGCGGCGCAGCCTATTTGGTCTCCAAAGCAATTAAGACATCGAAAGTCGTTGGCTTTGCCGATTTAGGCATGGAAGCGATTTATGAATTTGATGTGCAAGACATGCCTGTGACGGTTGCAGTCGACTCGAAGGGAACATCGATGCACAACGAAGGACCAAAAGAGTGGCAAGCGCGGATTGGAAAAATCCCCGTTGTCGTCGCGTAA
- a CDS encoding DUF748 domain-containing protein: MGTRIQSLYRSNWLRYLILTLFGLIAAFWLLIMTWGVHYLKQSIEDFSARIGYRIEYRDLRIAPLQLRLELAEVKLSSRDANAIPLFTLRRGVLQLDLPAILAGRIGIREIQLTDPQFHVERRVQSGKPSLWNWQSFVAAVRKALPPKDPAAAPKKIEVAHLGIAGLTLTLDDRPNRYRHDFGPIGLELRDLANFNKQGKQGTLEGDYQIDLGKLDIRLPNSTQRIQVGRAQLAGGIRAGEGDLLAIDLAATLDAGKITSRWLFGAASNALSGDIQLEQLPLIPLMTFLPSNKPLEMQSGTLNGVLQFALDPAAWSIKGDLLVPELFVREPKVTTPLLAWKEAKVEQLQFKKFNDGRSHLSVHELALLQPEIQYEVNEKGFSNFRRLFMKGGDSEAPATETPTKTEEQGKAPEEKNPSPSPAAKEPRLFTLDLRSVQLRDANLVFTDLAIKPKVQVAIRKLKGSLLGISNEPGHFASVALDGLVAGTGSMRATGQMAFDDPRLNHDMQLQFRNLPLSDSNPYFMAFAGRHILGGRLDLTLNYKSVEGQLQGQNRFVIKKIELGEEVPEFTGKRLPLGLAVALLEDSDDVIDVKIDIAGNVNSPEFSAAGLVWQAVRTVLTNVVTAPFRALASLLGMKGDPAIYAIAGEAAFLPADQERFTQFSDLLAKRPHATMELIGTYDPDLDRQELARARADRAILAASGFKLEANAPLPMPSLSDKRIQAGIKSAYAAEIGRIKLTQRILTLPDNVERYQQLRQELISHFAVNDAQLQALGDARARAAQEAMLRSNPALGERIRLGTPKAVTADREGIPLEIALGSK, translated from the coding sequence ATGGGAACACGAATTCAATCTCTATACCGTTCAAATTGGTTGCGGTATCTCATCCTCACTCTATTTGGATTGATCGCAGCATTTTGGCTGTTGATCATGACTTGGGGTGTGCATTACTTAAAGCAATCGATTGAGGACTTCAGTGCTAGGATCGGCTACCGTATCGAATATCGCGATCTGCGCATTGCGCCATTGCAGTTGCGACTCGAATTGGCTGAAGTGAAGTTATCGAGTCGCGACGCAAATGCCATTCCTTTATTTACGCTGCGCCGCGGTGTACTGCAATTGGATTTGCCCGCTATTCTTGCAGGTCGGATTGGTATTCGGGAAATTCAGTTAACGGATCCGCAGTTTCATGTGGAGCGCAGAGTACAGTCGGGCAAGCCCAGCCTCTGGAATTGGCAATCCTTTGTGGCTGCCGTTCGTAAAGCATTGCCCCCAAAAGACCCAGCTGCCGCTCCTAAAAAAATAGAAGTAGCGCACTTGGGCATAGCGGGCTTGACCTTAACGCTAGACGATCGGCCCAATCGCTACCGCCATGATTTTGGTCCGATTGGTTTGGAATTACGTGACCTAGCGAACTTCAATAAGCAGGGCAAGCAGGGTACCCTTGAGGGTGACTATCAAATTGATCTGGGTAAGCTCGACATCCGCTTGCCTAATTCGACGCAGCGCATTCAGGTGGGGCGCGCGCAACTGGCGGGCGGCATTCGTGCGGGCGAAGGGGATCTGTTGGCAATTGATTTGGCGGCCACACTGGATGCCGGAAAAATCACATCGCGCTGGCTCTTTGGCGCAGCAAGCAATGCACTTTCTGGTGACATTCAGTTGGAGCAATTGCCACTCATCCCATTGATGACTTTTTTGCCTAGCAATAAGCCGCTGGAGATGCAAAGCGGAACGCTAAACGGAGTACTGCAATTTGCCTTGGACCCAGCAGCGTGGTCGATTAAGGGTGATTTGCTGGTGCCAGAATTATTTGTGCGCGAGCCAAAGGTGACAACACCGCTACTGGCCTGGAAAGAGGCCAAAGTAGAGCAATTGCAGTTTAAAAAATTCAATGATGGGCGCAGTCATTTGTCCGTTCATGAGCTGGCATTGCTGCAACCCGAGATTCAATACGAAGTTAATGAGAAGGGCTTTTCTAATTTTCGACGCTTGTTTATGAAGGGCGGTGATAGTGAGGCGCCCGCTACCGAAACTCCTACCAAAACGGAAGAGCAAGGCAAAGCGCCTGAAGAAAAAAATCCAAGCCCCAGTCCGGCAGCAAAAGAGCCTCGTCTCTTTACGCTGGATCTGCGCTCGGTGCAATTGCGCGATGCCAATTTGGTATTCACAGACCTGGCAATTAAGCCCAAGGTGCAAGTGGCAATTCGTAAGCTCAAAGGTTCACTCCTGGGTATCAGCAATGAGCCAGGTCACTTCGCATCGGTTGCCCTTGATGGGCTTGTGGCCGGGACGGGGAGTATGCGTGCCACCGGGCAAATGGCCTTTGACGATCCACGCCTCAATCACGACATGCAGTTGCAATTTAGGAACCTGCCTTTAAGCGATTCCAATCCCTACTTCATGGCATTTGCTGGTCGTCACATTTTGGGCGGCCGACTCGATCTCACGCTGAATTACAAATCGGTAGAGGGGCAGCTTCAAGGTCAAAATCGCTTTGTGATTAAAAAGATTGAACTTGGCGAGGAAGTGCCTGAGTTCACGGGCAAGCGCTTGCCTTTAGGTTTGGCCGTTGCCTTATTGGAAGACTCGGATGATGTGATTGATGTGAAGATCGATATTGCAGGTAATGTCAATTCCCCGGAGTTCAGTGCAGCTGGACTGGTTTGGCAGGCTGTCCGTACGGTGCTGACTAATGTGGTGACGGCGCCATTTCGGGCGCTTGCCTCTTTGCTGGGCATGAAGGGTGACCCCGCGATTTATGCGATTGCCGGCGAGGCCGCATTCTTGCCCGCGGACCAAGAGCGCTTTACGCAATTCAGTGATTTGCTTGCCAAGCGACCCCATGCGACGATGGAGTTGATTGGGACGTATGACCCAGACTTAGATCGTCAAGAGCTAGCGCGGGCGAGGGCGGACCGAGCCATTTTGGCGGCATCCGGATTTAAGTTAGAGGCCAATGCGCCGCTACCCATGCCGAGCCTTTCCGACAAACGCATCCAAGCCGGCATTAAATCCGCCTATGCTGCGGAGATCGGACGCATCAAGTTAACCCAGCGGATCTTGACCTTGCCGGATAACGTGGAGCGCTACCAGCAATTGCGCCAAGAGTTGATAAGCCATTTTGCGGTAAATGATGCGCAGTTACAGGCTTTGGGCGATGCGCGGGCGCGCGCAGCGCAAGAAGCGATGCTCAGATCCAATCCAGCACTCGGGGAGCGCATTCGTTTGGGCACACCCAAAGCGGTGACTGCCGATCGCGAGGGCATTCCCCTCGAAATTGCCTTGGGCTCAAAGTAG
- a CDS encoding NAD(P)H-dependent oxidoreductase subunit E, with the protein MNHPKPSDAVEAVALATVNDLRETIRRKSKLKGRQADDASIAEVRQLIGEAPHRRDLLIENLHKLNDAYRALHDRHLVALAKEMNLPMAEVYEVATFYHHFEVVRGDDPVADITVRVCDGLSCELAGAKTLLSRLPTILGNPKVKVIAAPCVGRCEQAPVAVVHQYPVLFATAETVAAAVANKQLSHPLASDSGNFEPADLAEKGVSPQGIDQAVSPDYVGYETYRAKGGYALAAELISGKRDGELIIKAMEDSGLRGLGGAGFPAGRKWRIVKDQPAPKLMAVNIDEGEPGTFKDRTYLERDPHRFLEGLLIAASVVGIDACYIYLRDEYHGCRELLEREIAKLQANPPFKLPLIELRRGAGAYICGEESAMIESIEGKRGEPRMRPPYIAQVGLFGRPTLEHNFETLYWVRDIVQRGPQWFSSYGRHDRKGLRSFSVSGRVKLPGVKLAPAGITIQELIDEYCGGMQDGHRFYGYLPGGASGGILPATMNTIPLDFDTLQPYGCFIGSAAVMVFSDKDKARDAALNVMHFFEHESCGQCTPCRVGTSKAAELMQAKSWDQVTLEDLATVMVDASICGLGQAAPNPIRCIAKYFPEEVA; encoded by the coding sequence ATGAATCACCCCAAGCCATCCGATGCGGTCGAAGCTGTTGCACTAGCAACCGTCAATGATTTACGGGAAACCATTCGGCGCAAAAGCAAGTTAAAAGGCCGTCAAGCCGACGATGCATCGATTGCCGAGGTACGCCAGCTGATTGGTGAGGCGCCACACCGCCGTGATCTCTTGATCGAAAACTTACATAAATTAAATGACGCCTACCGTGCCTTGCACGATCGCCATTTGGTTGCCCTCGCAAAAGAAATGAATTTGCCGATGGCAGAGGTATACGAAGTGGCCACGTTCTATCACCACTTTGAAGTGGTGCGTGGCGACGATCCGGTTGCCGACATCACCGTTCGCGTTTGCGATGGCCTGTCATGCGAACTGGCTGGCGCAAAAACGCTCTTGAGCCGTTTGCCTACGATCCTAGGCAATCCAAAAGTCAAGGTAATTGCAGCGCCGTGCGTCGGTCGCTGTGAGCAAGCGCCTGTAGCCGTAGTGCATCAATACCCCGTTTTATTTGCGACCGCTGAGACGGTTGCGGCAGCAGTTGCCAACAAGCAGTTGTCGCATCCACTCGCCAGTGATAGCGGCAATTTCGAGCCCGCTGATTTGGCAGAAAAAGGCGTTTCGCCCCAAGGCATTGACCAAGCCGTATCGCCCGACTACGTCGGCTACGAAACCTACCGCGCTAAGGGCGGTTACGCCTTAGCGGCAGAGCTGATCAGCGGCAAGCGCGATGGTGAGTTGATTATTAAAGCCATGGAAGACTCCGGTCTGCGCGGTCTCGGTGGCGCCGGCTTTCCGGCGGGGCGCAAGTGGCGCATTGTTAAAGATCAGCCCGCGCCTAAACTCATGGCCGTCAATATTGACGAAGGTGAGCCCGGCACATTTAAGGATCGCACGTATTTAGAGCGCGACCCGCATCGTTTCTTAGAAGGTTTGCTGATTGCTGCAAGCGTAGTTGGTATTGATGCCTGTTACATCTATTTGCGCGATGAGTACCACGGTTGCCGTGAGCTGCTTGAGCGAGAAATCGCCAAGCTGCAAGCCAATCCCCCATTTAAGTTGCCCTTGATTGAACTGCGCCGTGGTGCAGGCGCTTACATTTGCGGCGAAGAGTCGGCGATGATCGAGAGCATTGAAGGTAAGCGCGGCGAGCCTCGCATGCGGCCACCGTACATTGCCCAAGTCGGTTTGTTTGGCCGTCCAACGCTCGAGCATAACTTTGAGACCCTCTATTGGGTGCGCGACATTGTGCAGCGTGGCCCGCAGTGGTTCAGTAGCTATGGTCGCCATGACCGCAAAGGCCTGCGCAGCTTTAGCGTAAGCGGCCGTGTGAAGTTGCCTGGCGTTAAATTGGCTCCAGCTGGCATCACCATTCAGGAATTGATTGATGAGTACTGTGGCGGTATGCAAGACGGCCACCGCTTCTATGGGTATTTGCCTGGCGGCGCCTCGGGCGGTATTTTGCCCGCCACCATGAACACTATTCCACTGGACTTTGATACCTTGCAGCCCTACGGTTGTTTCATCGGCTCTGCCGCAGTCATGGTCTTTAGCGATAAAGACAAAGCGCGTGATGCAGCCCTCAATGTGATGCACTTTTTTGAGCATGAGAGTTGTGGTCAGTGCACGCCATGCCGTGTGGGTACCAGCAAGGCAGCTGAGCTAATGCAAGCCAAGTCGTGGGATCAAGTCACGTTAGAAGATTTAGCCACCGTGATGGTTGATGCTTCCATTTGCGGCCTTGGTCAAGCAGCCCCTAATCCGATTCGCTGTATTGCGAAGTACTTCCCAGAAGAGGTCGCTTAA
- a CDS encoding type II toxin-antitoxin system PemK/MazF family toxin → MSINYNPKVGEILECDFGNFVSPPLHPIYNGLISPEIRKRRMVVVINGKLPNSCCLVVPISSNFNLSAVERGFHIHLKPAIFDGTGFDDGFRNRWAISECITHVSKKRLFRMFNNQALVEKRLERELVSEIHRSIIKTVNAQSLLP, encoded by the coding sequence ATGTCGATCAATTACAACCCCAAAGTAGGAGAAATTTTAGAATGCGATTTTGGAAACTTTGTTTCACCACCGCTCCACCCGATATACAACGGCCTAATTAGTCCGGAGATTAGAAAACGCAGAATGGTTGTTGTGATAAACGGCAAATTGCCGAATAGCTGCTGTTTGGTTGTGCCAATTTCCTCTAATTTTAATTTAAGCGCTGTTGAAAGAGGTTTTCACATTCACCTCAAACCAGCCATTTTTGATGGCACAGGATTTGATGATGGCTTTCGTAACAGATGGGCAATCAGTGAATGCATTACTCACGTAAGCAAAAAACGACTGTTTCGAATGTTTAACAACCAGGCTTTGGTGGAGAAAAGGCTTGAGCGAGAACTGGTTAGCGAAATTCATCGTTCTATTATTAAAACCGTGAATGCGCAATCATTATTGCCTTGA